The following are encoded in a window of Nakamurella sp. A5-74 genomic DNA:
- a CDS encoding DedA family protein — protein sequence MTTDLALLPGWLDATNIISGLGSWAVVGIMLILFAECGLLIGFFLPGDTLLFIAGLSVSTGLIRTDLWLLIVLMVIAAFVGNMVGYGIGRKVGPAVFKRPDAKFLKPEYIEKSNQFFEKHGKIAVVLARFVPVVRTVATVMAGASKMDAKLYTLYSFIGGVLWCGSVAVAGFYLGKIQFVRDHVDLLVLLAVVAVVLATAAPALIHWLQKRKAKQAGRQAPPAL from the coding sequence GTGACGACCGACCTCGCCCTCCTGCCCGGCTGGCTCGACGCCACCAACATCATCTCCGGCCTCGGCTCGTGGGCGGTGGTGGGCATCATGCTCATCCTGTTCGCCGAGTGCGGGCTGCTGATCGGATTCTTCCTGCCGGGCGACACGCTGCTGTTCATCGCGGGACTGTCGGTGTCCACCGGCCTGATCCGCACGGATCTCTGGTTGCTGATCGTCCTCATGGTGATTGCCGCATTCGTCGGCAACATGGTGGGCTACGGAATCGGTCGCAAGGTAGGACCCGCGGTCTTCAAGCGACCCGACGCGAAGTTCCTCAAGCCCGAGTACATCGAGAAGTCGAACCAGTTCTTCGAGAAGCACGGCAAGATCGCCGTCGTGCTGGCGCGATTCGTGCCGGTGGTGCGCACCGTCGCCACGGTGATGGCCGGTGCCTCGAAGATGGACGCCAAGCTCTACACGCTCTACTCCTTCATCGGTGGCGTGCTGTGGTGCGGCTCGGTGGCCGTCGCCGGGTTCTACCTCGGCAAGATCCAGTTCGTCCGCGACCATGTCGACCTGCTCGTGCTGCTCGCCGTGGTCGCCGTGGTGCTCGCCACCGCCGCTCCCGCGCTGATCCACTGGCTGCAGAAGCGCAAGGCCAAGCAGGCCGGTCGGCAGGCCCCGCCGGCTCTCTGA
- the fbaA gene encoding class II fructose-bisphosphate aldolase yields MPIANPETYAAMLSKAREGGFAYPAINITSSETINAAIMGFAEAGSDGIIQVSTGGAEFASGQPVKDMVVGARALAEFAHVVAEKYDVTIALHTDHCPKDKLDGFVRPLLAISAERVKNGGQPLFHSHMWDGSAIDLDENLSIAQELLPLCKAANIILEIEIGVVGGEEDGVVGESSDKMYTAPGDFVKTVEALGAPDGSYIVAATFGNVHGVYKPGNVKLRPPVLRAGQDALVEHLGLNAGDKPFELVFHGGSGSTAEEIAEAVSYGVVKMNIDTDTQYAFTRPLVGHFFSNYDGVLKIDGEVGNKKAYDPRAYLKLGEKGMAARIVEACQQLGSAGTSSR; encoded by the coding sequence ATGCCCATCGCCAACCCGGAGACCTACGCCGCGATGCTGTCGAAGGCGCGCGAAGGCGGCTTCGCCTATCCGGCCATCAACATCACCTCGTCCGAGACGATCAACGCCGCGATCATGGGCTTCGCCGAGGCCGGCAGCGACGGGATCATCCAGGTCTCCACCGGCGGTGCCGAGTTCGCCTCCGGCCAGCCGGTGAAGGACATGGTGGTCGGCGCCCGGGCGCTGGCCGAGTTCGCGCACGTCGTCGCCGAGAAGTACGACGTCACCATCGCGCTGCACACCGACCACTGCCCGAAGGACAAGCTCGACGGATTCGTCCGGCCGCTGCTCGCGATCTCCGCCGAGCGCGTCAAGAACGGTGGTCAGCCGCTGTTCCACTCGCACATGTGGGACGGCTCGGCGATCGACCTCGACGAGAACCTGTCCATCGCGCAGGAGCTGCTGCCGCTGTGCAAGGCCGCCAACATCATCCTCGAGATCGAGATCGGTGTCGTCGGTGGCGAAGAGGACGGGGTGGTCGGTGAGTCGAGCGACAAGATGTACACCGCCCCCGGTGACTTCGTGAAGACGGTCGAGGCTCTGGGCGCACCCGACGGCAGCTACATCGTCGCCGCAACCTTCGGCAACGTGCACGGCGTCTACAAGCCGGGCAACGTCAAGCTGCGTCCGCCGGTGCTGCGCGCGGGCCAGGACGCACTGGTCGAGCATCTCGGTCTGAACGCCGGTGACAAGCCGTTCGAGCTGGTCTTCCACGGCGGCTCCGGGTCCACCGCCGAGGAGATCGCCGAAGCCGTCTCCTACGGCGTCGTCAAGATGAACATCGACACCGACACCCAGTACGCGTTCACTCGCCCACTGGTCGGCCACTTCTTCAGCAATTACGACGGCGTGCTCAAGATCGACGGCGAGGTCGGCAACAAGAAGGCCTACGACCCGCGGGCGTACCTCAAGCTCGGCGAGAAGGGCATGGCCGCGCGCATCGTCGAGGCCTGCCAGCAGCTCGGATCGGCCGGTACCTCGAGCAGGTGA
- a CDS encoding DUF2231 domain-containing protein produces the protein MVTPRNTDEDVYTGAGPWPVRAVRRLEGATGLDGVVRLLGPAATALAGSRRLGPLLRGDWMGHAVHPVAVMAPLGLFGSATVVDVVGGDGSESVARTLTLAGLLTLSPAVLTGLTEWAATEPRESRVGVVHAATNTLAASLFLASYLARRRHHGVGVGLGVVGNLVAGVGGHLGGHLAAVRHVDSRHPSFDEEDRPRV, from the coding sequence ATGGTCACCCCACGGAACACGGACGAGGATGTCTACACCGGTGCAGGACCCTGGCCGGTCCGGGCAGTGCGCCGGCTGGAGGGCGCCACCGGCCTGGACGGCGTGGTGCGGCTGCTGGGACCGGCGGCCACGGCACTCGCGGGATCCCGCCGGCTGGGCCCGCTGCTGCGCGGCGACTGGATGGGGCATGCCGTACACCCGGTGGCCGTGATGGCGCCCCTGGGGCTGTTCGGCTCCGCAACCGTCGTGGACGTCGTCGGGGGTGACGGGTCCGAGTCGGTGGCGCGCACGCTCACCCTGGCGGGGCTGCTCACTCTGTCGCCGGCGGTGCTGACCGGCCTCACCGAATGGGCTGCCACCGAGCCACGGGAGAGCCGTGTAGGTGTCGTCCACGCCGCCACCAACACGCTGGCTGCGAGTCTGTTCCTGGCCTCGTACCTGGCGCGACGGCGGCACCATGGGGTCGGCGTGGGGCTCGGCGTGGTCGGCAACCTGGTCGCCGGGGTCGGCGGACACCTCGGCGGTCACCTGGCGGCGGTGCGACACGTGGACAGCAGGCATCCGTCGTTCGACGAGGAGGATCGCCCTCGGGTCTGA
- a CDS encoding SigE family RNA polymerase sigma factor, protein MGTVTNGGGPGEQSAVIGTGADSSTADQTGHGDVERTLGTLRSLNPLVTVPDAADAGPLTIDDLYRSHRMGMVRLAILLVDDISSAEDAVQEAFAGLYKQWGSLRDTGAAVGYLRTAVVNSCRSMLRRRRTARAYVPPDPGTARSAESLAIMSHEHRAVVEALSGLAPRQREVLVLRYYGGLSEAEIAEATGLSKGTVKSTASRAVGKLGELMRSAME, encoded by the coding sequence ATGGGCACCGTGACCAACGGGGGCGGACCAGGGGAGCAGAGCGCAGTGATCGGAACGGGCGCGGACTCCTCGACAGCAGATCAGACAGGGCACGGCGACGTCGAGCGGACGCTCGGCACCCTGCGCTCGCTCAATCCGCTAGTCACCGTTCCCGACGCGGCGGACGCCGGCCCGCTGACCATCGACGATCTCTACCGCAGCCATCGGATGGGGATGGTGCGGCTGGCGATCCTGCTGGTGGACGACATCTCCAGCGCCGAGGACGCCGTCCAGGAAGCGTTCGCCGGGCTCTACAAGCAGTGGGGATCGTTGCGCGACACGGGCGCAGCCGTCGGATACCTGCGCACCGCGGTGGTGAACAGCTGCCGGTCGATGCTGCGCCGGCGACGGACGGCCCGCGCCTACGTTCCGCCGGATCCGGGGACGGCCCGCTCGGCCGAGTCGCTCGCGATCATGTCGCATGAGCACCGTGCTGTGGTCGAAGCCCTGTCCGGGCTCGCCCCCCGCCAGCGGGAGGTGCTGGTGCTGCGCTACTACGGCGGTCTGTCCGAGGCCGAGATCGCCGAGGCGACGGGCCTGTCGAAGGGCACCGTGAAGTCGACGGCGAGCCGGGCCGTCGGCAAACTGGGCGAGCTGATGCGCTCGGCGATGGAATGA
- a CDS encoding MMPL family transporter: protein MPDPATGWAPRPTRNRIVVALGFVLIIGGWLAVSGIGGPKIGQLSQVQSNNSTSFLPASAESVRAATQAAEFSPAKTIPAFVLFSSDGVASAEQLTAWNAAAAALGAAPVTADGATLGTITDYLPDGAKIVPIPSQDGAAILAVVPLAEAKLVRTAEGQDPPLTLVVDSLRAAAAPSAAGGNTHVTGPAGLVRDLGGAFAGIDGILLLVALGVVLLILLLVYRALALPVFVLFSSVCCLALAGWIVYLLADADVITLNGQSQGILFILVIGAATDYGLLLTARYREELTRIQRPIDAMKVAWRACLEPIAASAATVIIGLLCLLLSDLNSNRSLGPVAAIGIACAFLGTITLLPTLLATGRWVFWPRVPALPAAASAAAPAAHRAAHAAEPEEDGPLQGTGLWVRIARTIGAHPRRVWVVTGIVLLAMCAALPTFKGSGVQQSEVFLGNPDSVVGQQDLEKHFPGGTGNPVVIVVPEALAGQVIAAAQQVPGLTGAPVAQGAAQGSAATVVDGRVLLDATLSAGADTTDAKDTIRALRAALHPLGAVLVGGQTAQQLDTSDTAARDLRVIIPAVLLAVLLVLMLLLRSLVAPLVLVVATVISFGSALGVSALVFNHVLDFPGADPAVPLFGFVFLVALGVDYSIFLMSRAREESLLLGPRAGILAALVTTGGVITSAGVVLAATFAALGIIPILFLAQIAFIVCFGVLLDTLVVRSLLVSAIATDLGRLIWWPSKLGRRATGGRHETGGKHEASADPGRVRTS, encoded by the coding sequence GTGCCTGACCCGGCCACCGGTTGGGCGCCTCGCCCGACCCGCAACCGGATCGTCGTTGCCCTGGGCTTCGTCCTGATCATCGGTGGCTGGCTCGCCGTCAGCGGGATCGGCGGACCGAAGATCGGCCAGCTGTCGCAGGTCCAGTCCAACAATTCGACGAGTTTCCTGCCCGCGAGTGCCGAATCGGTGCGGGCCGCGACGCAGGCCGCCGAGTTCTCACCGGCGAAGACCATCCCGGCGTTCGTGCTGTTCAGCTCGGACGGCGTCGCCTCCGCCGAGCAGCTCACCGCCTGGAACGCAGCGGCCGCAGCGCTCGGCGCAGCGCCCGTCACCGCAGACGGAGCCACCCTCGGAACGATCACGGACTACCTGCCCGACGGCGCGAAGATCGTGCCGATCCCATCCCAGGACGGCGCCGCGATCCTCGCGGTCGTACCCCTCGCCGAGGCGAAGCTGGTCCGTACCGCAGAGGGCCAGGATCCACCGCTGACGTTGGTCGTCGACAGCCTTCGCGCGGCGGCGGCACCCTCGGCAGCCGGCGGGAACACGCACGTCACCGGGCCCGCGGGCCTCGTCCGCGACCTGGGTGGGGCGTTCGCCGGCATCGACGGCATCCTGCTGCTGGTTGCGCTGGGCGTCGTGCTGCTCATCCTGCTGCTGGTGTACCGGGCGCTGGCGCTGCCGGTGTTCGTGCTGTTCTCCTCGGTCTGCTGTCTCGCGCTGGCCGGCTGGATCGTCTATCTGCTGGCCGACGCGGACGTCATCACCCTCAACGGCCAGAGCCAGGGGATCCTGTTCATCCTGGTGATCGGCGCCGCCACCGACTACGGACTGCTGCTCACCGCGCGCTACCGGGAGGAGCTGACCCGCATCCAGCGGCCGATCGACGCGATGAAGGTGGCCTGGCGGGCCTGCCTGGAGCCGATCGCTGCCAGTGCCGCAACCGTCATCATCGGCTTGCTCTGCCTGTTGTTGTCGGATCTGAACTCCAATCGGTCGCTCGGACCGGTCGCCGCGATCGGCATCGCCTGCGCCTTCCTCGGAACGATCACCCTGCTGCCTACGCTGCTGGCCACCGGTCGGTGGGTGTTCTGGCCCCGAGTGCCGGCCCTGCCGGCCGCTGCATCGGCCGCGGCTCCCGCTGCACACCGTGCCGCGCATGCCGCGGAACCCGAGGAGGACGGTCCGCTGCAGGGCACCGGCCTGTGGGTGCGCATCGCCCGCACGATCGGCGCCCATCCCCGACGGGTGTGGGTGGTGACCGGCATCGTCCTGCTGGCGATGTGTGCGGCGCTGCCGACGTTCAAGGGGTCTGGGGTGCAGCAGTCCGAAGTGTTCCTCGGCAACCCGGATTCGGTTGTCGGACAACAAGATCTGGAGAAGCACTTCCCCGGCGGCACCGGCAACCCGGTGGTGATCGTCGTCCCGGAGGCGTTGGCCGGCCAGGTGATCGCTGCCGCTCAGCAGGTGCCAGGGCTCACCGGCGCCCCCGTTGCCCAGGGTGCAGCGCAGGGGAGTGCCGCGACAGTCGTCGACGGCCGGGTGCTGCTGGACGCAACGCTCTCGGCGGGCGCGGACACCACCGACGCCAAGGACACCATCCGCGCGCTGCGGGCCGCGCTGCACCCGTTGGGCGCCGTGCTCGTCGGCGGGCAGACCGCCCAGCAACTGGACACGTCCGACACCGCCGCCCGGGATCTGCGGGTGATCATCCCGGCCGTGCTGCTCGCGGTGCTGCTGGTGCTGATGTTGCTGCTGCGGTCGTTGGTCGCGCCGCTGGTGCTGGTGGTGGCGACCGTCATCAGCTTCGGAAGTGCCCTCGGCGTCTCGGCCCTGGTCTTCAACCACGTGCTCGACTTCCCGGGCGCCGACCCCGCCGTGCCGCTGTTCGGGTTCGTCTTCCTGGTCGCCCTCGGCGTCGACTACTCGATCTTCCTGATGTCCCGTGCGCGGGAGGAGTCGCTGCTGCTCGGACCGCGGGCCGGCATCCTCGCCGCTCTGGTGACGACCGGTGGGGTGATCACCAGCGCCGGAGTGGTGCTCGCGGCGACGTTCGCCGCGCTGGGCATCATCCCGATCCTGTTCCTGGCGCAGATCGCGTTCATCGTCTGCTTCGGGGTTTTGCTGGACACGCTTGTGGTGCGCAGCCTGCTGGTGTCGGCGATCGCCACCGACCTCGGGCGGCTGATCTGGTGGCCATCGAAGCTGGGTCGCCGCGCCACCGGTGGGAGGCATGAGACCGGCGGAAAGCACGAGGCATCCGCGGATCCTGGCCGCGTCAGGACATCCTGA
- a CDS encoding TIGR01777 family oxidoreductase produces the protein MGIEHREVVDASTDTVWQWMARSGAFHRLVPPWQPMTLVQETSSLRDGTAKLKIGGLPWTAQHQPDGYVEGEQFVDQLTSFPLRLVSPWKHTHRFEAVGAGCAVLDHVQTPAPEAFLRSNFRYRGAQLRGDLAAHARWSQKALTVAVTGSSGLIGTQLCALLSTGGHRVIKLVRGEPSGDGERRWNPDAPAVDLLAGVDAVVHLAGASIAGRFTDAHKKAVLDSRVGPTKKLAERAAQQGVSAFVSSSAIGYYGADRGDEVLSESSAPGDDFLAEVVTQWEQEAEAAGTECTRVVQVRTGIVVTPDGGFLKQLRPLFALGVGGRLGSGEQWLSWIGIDDMLDIYLRAIVDDAVEGPVNAVAPNPVRNSEFTKVLGSVMHRPTLVPTPAFGPRLLLGEEGSKALAEASQRVDAGRLTELAHPFRHTELDATLRHVLGKG, from the coding sequence ATGGGAATCGAGCACCGCGAAGTCGTCGACGCCTCCACCGACACCGTCTGGCAGTGGATGGCACGCTCCGGGGCCTTCCACCGGCTGGTCCCGCCGTGGCAACCGATGACTCTGGTGCAGGAGACGAGCTCGCTGCGTGACGGTACTGCCAAGCTGAAGATCGGCGGCCTGCCGTGGACGGCGCAGCACCAGCCGGACGGCTATGTGGAGGGCGAGCAGTTCGTCGACCAGCTGACCTCGTTCCCACTGCGACTGGTCTCACCGTGGAAACACACCCACCGCTTCGAGGCGGTCGGTGCCGGCTGCGCGGTGCTCGACCACGTGCAGACCCCAGCCCCGGAAGCGTTCTTGCGCAGCAACTTCCGCTACCGTGGCGCCCAGCTCCGGGGCGACCTCGCCGCTCATGCCCGGTGGTCGCAGAAGGCGTTGACGGTCGCGGTCACCGGCTCCTCAGGACTGATCGGGACCCAGCTGTGCGCACTGCTGTCGACCGGTGGGCACCGGGTGATCAAGCTGGTCCGCGGCGAGCCGTCGGGCGACGGCGAGCGGCGGTGGAATCCGGACGCACCTGCTGTCGATCTGCTCGCCGGGGTGGACGCGGTGGTCCACCTGGCAGGAGCGTCGATCGCCGGTCGGTTCACCGACGCGCACAAGAAGGCGGTCCTGGACTCCCGGGTCGGACCGACGAAGAAGCTCGCCGAACGCGCTGCGCAGCAGGGGGTTTCGGCTTTCGTCAGCTCCTCGGCGATCGGGTACTACGGTGCGGACCGGGGCGACGAAGTGCTGTCCGAGTCGTCGGCACCCGGCGACGACTTCCTGGCCGAGGTGGTGACGCAGTGGGAACAGGAAGCGGAAGCGGCCGGCACCGAGTGCACCCGGGTGGTGCAGGTGCGCACGGGCATCGTCGTCACACCGGACGGTGGATTCCTCAAGCAACTGCGGCCGCTGTTCGCCCTCGGTGTGGGTGGACGTCTGGGCTCCGGCGAGCAGTGGCTGAGCTGGATCGGCATCGACGACATGCTGGACATCTACCTGCGGGCGATCGTCGACGACGCGGTCGAGGGTCCGGTCAACGCGGTTGCCCCGAACCCGGTGCGCAACAGCGAGTTCACGAAGGTGCTGGGATCGGTCATGCACCGTCCGACGCTGGTTCCGACCCCGGCGTTCGGACCCCGGCTGTTGCTCGGCGAGGAGGGCTCGAAGGCCCTCGCCGAGGCGTCTCAGCGGGTCGATGCGGGGCGGCTGACGGAGCTGGCGCACCCGTTCCGTCACACCGAACTGGATGCGACGCTGCGACACGTGCTGGGCAAGGGCTGA
- a CDS encoding RNA methyltransferase, which translates to MIGVGPWAESHPGESADDPRYDPELLAEGDRRNVVDGYRYWRREAIVADIDARRHPLHVGIENLGYDYNIGTVVRTANAFAVAAVHIVGRRRWNRRGAMVTDRYQHLHHHPEVSDLVAFANDAGLSIVGVDNTPGSVPLETAALPRDALLLFGSESEGLSPAALDAAAMTVSIAQFGSTRSINAGVAAGIAMHTWIRQHADLDQAW; encoded by the coding sequence GTGATCGGGGTCGGCCCGTGGGCCGAGTCCCATCCGGGTGAGTCCGCTGACGATCCCCGCTACGACCCCGAGCTGCTCGCAGAGGGTGATCGCCGGAACGTGGTGGACGGCTACCGCTACTGGCGGCGCGAAGCGATCGTCGCCGACATCGACGCTCGACGGCACCCGCTGCACGTCGGGATCGAGAACCTGGGCTACGACTACAACATCGGCACCGTCGTCCGCACGGCCAACGCCTTCGCGGTCGCTGCCGTGCACATCGTCGGGCGGCGGCGCTGGAACCGTCGCGGGGCGATGGTCACCGATCGGTACCAGCACCTGCACCACCACCCGGAGGTCTCCGACCTGGTCGCGTTCGCGAACGACGCCGGCTTGAGCATCGTCGGGGTCGACAACACACCCGGTTCGGTACCGCTGGAGACTGCCGCCCTACCGCGAGATGCGTTGCTGCTCTTCGGGTCCGAGTCGGAGGGTCTGTCGCCGGCCGCGCTGGACGCCGCAGCGATGACGGTCTCGATCGCCCAGTTCGGCTCCACCCGCTCGATCAACGCCGGGGTGGCCGCCGGGATTGCGATGCACACCTGGATCCGGCAGCACGCGGACCTCGACCAGGCCTGGTGA
- the pyrE gene encoding orotate phosphoribosyltransferase, whose protein sequence is MDSAPGPATPSQPPQPDGAAKARLAQLVADLAVVHGKVILSSGKEADYYVDGRLPTLHHEAAPLIGQLMRQLTADWDYAAIGGLTLGADPVALAVMHAPGRPINAFVVRKETKQHGMGKQIEGPSVAGVKVLAVEDTSTTGQSVLKAVDALQEAGAEVVGVATVIDRGTGAAEAIEARGLPYRYLLDLHDLGLA, encoded by the coding sequence ATCGACAGCGCGCCAGGTCCCGCAACCCCCAGCCAGCCACCCCAGCCCGACGGCGCGGCCAAGGCCAGGCTCGCCCAGCTGGTCGCCGACCTGGCCGTGGTGCACGGCAAGGTGATCCTGTCGTCGGGCAAGGAAGCCGACTACTACGTCGACGGTCGGCTGCCCACCCTCCACCACGAGGCGGCCCCACTGATCGGTCAGCTGATGCGCCAGCTCACCGCCGACTGGGACTACGCCGCGATCGGCGGCCTGACGCTCGGCGCAGATCCGGTGGCGCTCGCGGTGATGCACGCGCCCGGTCGTCCGATCAACGCGTTCGTCGTCCGCAAGGAGACCAAGCAGCACGGGATGGGCAAGCAGATCGAAGGACCGTCGGTCGCCGGGGTGAAGGTGCTGGCCGTGGAAGACACCTCGACCACGGGCCAGTCGGTACTGAAAGCTGTTGATGCACTGCAGGAAGCGGGCGCGGAGGTGGTCGGGGTCGCGACCGTCATCGACCGCGGAACCGGAGCCGCCGAGGCGATCGAAGCCCGTGGCCTGCCCTACCGCTACCTGCTCGACCTGCACGATCTCGGGCTTGCCTGA
- a CDS encoding winged helix-turn-helix domain-containing protein yields MDEPLPVDRSATDRAGEPPIKRERRVQNATSIRLGALEERVRLLESAAQGVVPTSRTWATEAGVVTDLRSARSTRGVVATQLAALGHPSRLELLMGVVRGATSTTELAAELGTGSTGQLYHHLNQLVAAGWLQTSSRGRYEIPAGRRDALAAVLAAVSPAAAAD; encoded by the coding sequence ATGGACGAACCGCTCCCCGTCGACCGTTCGGCCACCGACCGTGCGGGAGAGCCACCGATCAAACGGGAACGCCGTGTCCAGAACGCCACCTCGATCCGTCTGGGCGCGCTCGAGGAGCGGGTCCGCCTGCTGGAGTCGGCTGCGCAGGGCGTTGTGCCCACCTCCCGGACCTGGGCCACCGAAGCCGGCGTCGTCACCGACCTGCGATCCGCCCGGAGCACTCGAGGCGTCGTCGCGACCCAGCTCGCAGCGCTGGGCCATCCCAGCCGGCTCGAGCTGCTCATGGGGGTGGTCCGAGGCGCCACGAGCACCACCGAACTCGCCGCGGAGCTGGGCACCGGATCGACCGGCCAGCTGTACCACCACCTCAACCAACTGGTCGCCGCGGGCTGGTTGCAGACCAGCAGTCGCGGGCGGTACGAGATCCCAGCCGGACGACGCGATGCGCTCGCGGCTGTGCTCGCGGCGGTGAGCCCGGCGGCCGCTGCGGACTGA
- a CDS encoding putative quinol monooxygenase yields MSSLHVVATIPVKPESAELASAGLSQLAQATREEEGCISYVLYESAAAPGTFVTVEEWRSQDDLDAHLASPHVAQAFSDFGAHLTGEVAVHPLRLV; encoded by the coding sequence ATGAGCTCGCTGCACGTGGTCGCCACCATTCCCGTCAAGCCGGAGTCAGCGGAGCTGGCCTCGGCTGGTCTGTCCCAGCTCGCGCAGGCCACCCGCGAGGAGGAGGGCTGCATCAGCTACGTGCTCTACGAGTCCGCCGCCGCGCCCGGCACCTTCGTCACCGTCGAGGAGTGGCGCTCACAGGACGACCTCGACGCCCACCTCGCATCGCCCCATGTCGCGCAGGCGTTCAGCGATTTCGGCGCGCACCTGACCGGTGAGGTCGCCGTGCACCCGCTCCGACTGGTCTGA
- a CDS encoding SDR family NAD(P)-dependent oxidoreductase has translation MTNTALVTGATAGIGEAFCRALAQQGWRLVAVARDEARLHERRASWLSLGAPEVEVLSADLSTPGGRAEVTERLAAQHDPVALLVNNAGFAVGSAFEVAPLQELQDQLAVNVTAVLELTHAVLPGMRARGFGGVINVASVAGMIPGRGSTYSASKAWVISFSEGMSVALRGTGVRMLALCPGFVRTEFHQRAGIDMSTKKSWMYYDVDALVAEALGAIREDAVIHIAGGLQKAITTAARLLPRGLIRAAANKVDSKPRT, from the coding sequence CGACTGCAGGGATCGGCGAGGCGTTCTGCCGGGCGCTCGCCCAACAGGGCTGGCGGCTGGTCGCCGTCGCGCGGGACGAGGCCCGGCTGCACGAACGACGCGCCAGCTGGCTGAGCCTCGGGGCGCCGGAGGTCGAGGTGCTGTCGGCCGATCTGAGCACGCCGGGTGGTCGCGCCGAGGTCACCGAACGGCTTGCAGCACAACATGATCCGGTCGCTCTGCTGGTCAACAACGCCGGCTTCGCGGTCGGCTCGGCGTTCGAGGTGGCGCCGCTGCAGGAGCTGCAGGACCAGCTGGCGGTCAACGTCACCGCCGTGCTGGAGCTGACCCACGCGGTGCTGCCGGGGATGCGAGCTCGCGGTTTCGGCGGCGTCATCAACGTGGCCTCCGTCGCCGGGATGATCCCGGGACGCGGGTCCACCTACAGCGCGTCCAAGGCCTGGGTGATCTCGTTCTCCGAGGGCATGTCGGTCGCGCTGAGGGGCACCGGGGTCCGCATGCTCGCCCTGTGTCCGGGGTTCGTCCGCACCGAGTTCCACCAGCGGGCCGGGATCGACATGAGCACCAAGAAGTCGTGGATGTACTACGACGTCGACGCCCTGGTGGCGGAGGCGCTCGGTGCGATCCGTGAGGACGCCGTGATCCACATCGCCGGTGGCCTGCAGAAGGCGATCACGACCGCGGCGCGGTTGCTGCCCCGAGGTCTGATCCGGGCCGCTGCCAACAAGGTGGACAGCAAGCCGCGGACCTGA
- a CDS encoding lysophospholipase, whose amino-acid sequence MPSSAASTDFRLDGHAGALHTVRWSGEDEPTWVALLCHGYGEHVLRYDWVADVLTRAGAVVYGLDHRGHGTSDGEPVLIEDFEKVVDDFHLLADTVARSRPGLPVVLIGHSMGGMIAARYAQRHGAELAAVVLSGPVLGSWAAVDDLLALEEIPDVPIDPSTLSRDEAVGAAYVADPLVWHGPFKRPTLLALQHSMATIGEAGIIAEPPLLWLHGEDDQLVPIGPSRAGFAEIAPKGAASKSYPGARHEIFNETNKDEVLADVLTFVGLHI is encoded by the coding sequence ATGCCCTCGTCCGCTGCCAGTACCGATTTCCGACTCGACGGCCACGCCGGCGCCCTGCACACCGTGCGCTGGTCCGGTGAGGACGAGCCGACGTGGGTGGCGCTGCTGTGTCACGGCTACGGAGAGCACGTGCTGCGCTACGACTGGGTGGCCGACGTGCTGACCAGGGCAGGCGCCGTCGTCTACGGGCTCGACCACCGCGGCCACGGCACCAGCGACGGCGAGCCGGTGCTGATCGAGGACTTCGAGAAGGTGGTGGACGATTTCCACCTGCTGGCCGACACGGTCGCCCGGTCGCGGCCGGGCCTGCCGGTGGTGCTGATCGGCCACTCGATGGGCGGCATGATCGCCGCTCGCTACGCCCAGCGTCACGGTGCCGAGCTGGCCGCTGTGGTGTTGTCCGGGCCGGTGCTCGGATCGTGGGCGGCGGTGGACGACTTGCTGGCGCTGGAGGAGATCCCGGACGTCCCGATCGATCCCAGCACGCTGTCCAGGGACGAGGCGGTGGGCGCCGCCTACGTCGCCGATCCGCTGGTCTGGCACGGCCCGTTCAAGCGACCGACGTTGCTGGCGCTGCAGCACTCGATGGCCACCATCGGCGAGGCCGGCATCATCGCCGAGCCGCCGCTGCTGTGGTTGCACGGCGAGGACGACCAGCTCGTCCCCATCGGGCCGTCCAGGGCCGGCTTCGCCGAGATCGCCCCGAAGGGAGCGGCCTCGAAGTCGTACCCAGGCGCGCGGCACGAGATCTTCAACGAGACCAACAAGGACGAGGTGCTCGCCGACGTCCTGACCTTCGTCGGCCTGCACATCTGA